In Mus musculus strain C57BL/6J chromosome 1, GRCm38.p6 C57BL/6J, a single genomic region encodes these proteins:
- the Aim2 gene encoding interferon-inducible protein AIM2 isoform X4 codes for MVAEQEAIREDLQKDPLVVTVLKAINPFECETQEGRQEIFHATVATETDFFFVKVLNAQFKDKFIPKRTIKISNYLWHSNFMEVTSSSVVVDVESNHEVPNNVVKRARETPRISKLKIQPCGTIVNGLFKVQKITEEKDRVLYGIHDKTGTMEVLVLGNPSKTKCEEGDKIRLTFFEVSKNGVKIQLKSGPCSFFKVIKAAKPKTDMKSVE; via the exons ATGGTGGCAGAACAGGAAGCCATCAGAGAAGATTTACAGAAAGATCCACTTGTTGTCACGGTGCTGAAAGCTATAAATCCCTTTGAGTGTGAGACTCAGGAAGGAAGACAAGAGATATTTCATGCAACAGTGGCCACGGAGACagattttttctttgtaaaagtttTAAACGCACAGTTTAAAGATAAATTTATCCCAAAGAGGACAATTAAAATATCAAACTACCTTTGGCACAGTAACTTCATGGAGGTCACCAGTTCCTCAGTTGTGGTTGATGTTGAATCTAACCACGAAGTCCCAAATAACGTTGTTAAGAGAGCCAGGGAAACTCCCAGGATTAGTAAACTGAAGATTCAGCCATGTGGAACAATTGTGAATGGGCTGTTTAAAGTCCAGAAG ATAACAGAGGAAAAAGATAGAGTACTGTATGGTATACATGATAAAACAGGGACAATGGAGGTGTTGGTGCTGGGAAACCCAAGCAAAACAAAGTGCGAGGAAGGAGACAAGATTAGACTCACGTTCTTTGAGGTGTCAAAAAATGGAGTGAAAATTCAGTTGAAATCTGGACCTTGTAGCTTTTTTAAG GTTATTAAGGCTGCAAAGCCAAAAACTGACATGAAAAGTGTGGAGTGA